Within Deferribacterota bacterium, the genomic segment TTTAAGATCTACTAATGATAATTTCCATGCAGCAATTCTTCTTGCAATAGCTTCATCGTCTGTTTTATATTCCATTAGAGGTAACATAATATTTTCTGCTAATGTCAATGAGCCTAATAATGCACCATATTGAAAAGCTACTCCAATTTTATTTAAAAAAATATCATAGGATTCTTTTTTTATTTCTTTTAAATCTTTGCTTTCTATATATATGTTGCCATTATATGATTCTAAAAGGCCAATTAAGTGTTTTAATAAAACTGTTTTTCCGCTACCACTACCCCCAATGATTGCAAAAATCTCTCCTTTTCTTACAGTAAAATTTACATCTTGTAATATAATATTTTCACCAAATTGTATTTTAAGATTTCTTACTTCTATTATAATATTATTTTCCATCTAAATATAGGTTAATAACACAGCAATTATTGAATCTGTAAGTATGATTAAAAATATCCCACTAACAACTGCAGATGTTGTAGCTTTTCCTACATCATCTGTTGTTTTTTTAACAGTCAACCCTCTAAAACATCCAATTTCGGCTATTAAAAAGGCAAAAATTGCACTTTTTACTATGCCATGTAGAATATCACCAGCTGATAAGGTAACATATAGTTGGTGAATATAGGCAGGAAATGTTAGGTTTAACATAAATACTCCCACCAATAGCCCACCAATATTAGCAAATAAATTTGAGAAAACAGTAAGTATAGGTAGTACTATTATTGTTGCAATAAGGCGTGGTAAGACTAAAAATCTATTTATATTAAAACCCATTACAGTTAAAGCATCAATTTCATCAGAAATTTTCATTGTACCTAATTCTGCGGCAAACGCTGAACCACTTCTTCCTGCAACTATTATAGAGGTCATGATAGGGCCTAATTCTCTAGCCATAGCTAATCCAACTAAACTAGCAACATATATATTTGCTCCAAATTGTTTTAATTGTATAGAAGACATAAATGCCATAATTAATCCCATTAAAAAGCTTATTAAGCCAACAATTGGTATTGCATTAACACCAACTTTATTCATCAGATCAATAGTTTCTTTTTTTCTTAATATTTTTGGTTTGATAATAATAGTTAAAAGTGATACAAATAAATCACCTATATATTCAATATGATTTATTATTTTATATATTATTTCAAAAGTCTTCTTACCAATTAATACTAATATTTGCTCCTTTTCTCTTTCTTTATCTTTTGTAATTTGTAATGATTCGATATTATCACATAATGATTTAAAGTCATCAGGTGCTGATAATAGTTCTAATGATATATTAAAGGTTTTAATTTTATTATGGAAATAACATACCACTGATGCAGCAAAATCGTCATAGCTATTAATATTTTTTAGATTCAGATAGACTGTTTTTATTTTTTTATTTTTTATTATCTGTTTAATTGATCCAATATCATGCAAGATATGTTCAATATTGCTGGGGTACAAAGTAAGAGTTTGTCTATCAATTGTATAATCTATTTTCATAGTATCTTTACCATGGCAAAACTTCACCCTTATAATCTATAAATAAGCCACTACTTTTAAAGGTTATTGTGCTTAAAACTTTATAGATACCACTAGCTGATTCAACTGCTGTTGTTGGTGCATTAGGGCCTCCCATTCTTGTTTTTACCCATCCTGGGTGCATAGCTAACACCGTAACTTTTTTGTCTCTTAGCTTATTTGAAAGGCATTTTACTGCCATATTAGCGGCAGCTTTTGTAACCCTATATATTATCTCATCCCCATTTTTATTTAATGTTATGCTACCCATCATTGATGTAATAAAAGCAATTATCTTTTTATTACTTTTTAAAACATTATCTATAAGAGTTTCAGATAATTTTAGTGGCGCTAGTAAATTTATTTTTAAAGCATTATTGAAGGATTCATAATTTATTTTACCAAATTCTTGGCCAATAGGATCCCCATAGATACCAGCATTATTTAGTAAAATATCAATATTAGTATTATTTAATTCATATTTTAAATTTTCAATATTATCAAAATTATCTAAATCTAGCTTTAAAATTTTTATATTGTTCATATTTTTTGAAAGCATATTTAACTCTATCTCACCATTTGGATTTCTACAGCAAGCTATAACATTCCAATTATTTTTTGAAAAAATCTTCGTTGTTTCTAACCCTATTCCCCTGTTTGCTCCAGTTATTAAAATTGTATTCATTATTACCTCCTGCATCATCTATGTTAATATAATATGAATTAATTTAAATAAAAAATACTTATAATCCACATAATTTATTCAATAATTTTTAAATTTTCTAGATTAAATAGATTGTTTACATTTATAGTTTCATATAATATATTTACTAATCTATTACAGATTAAACTAATTATGATATATTTAGATTATGCGGCAACTCACCCAGTTTATATGAGTATGGCCAGGGAGATAGCCCAGGTAATAAATAAATATTTTTATAACCCCTCTTCATTGTATAAACCGTCTATTGAGACAAAGAATTTTTATGAAAAACAAAGATCAATATTAGCTGATGTAATAGGTGTATATAAAGAGAATTTAATATTTCTCTCCTCTGCAACTGAAGCCTCAAATACAATTATAAAAGGGCTAAATTATAAAGGTAGAAATAAAGTTATATTGTGGGAGGGCGAACATCCTGCTGTTTATGAACCACTTATAAATATGTCAGATATAAAAAGAGAGACTATTAAGACAAAAAAAGGCTATGTTGAATTTAGTGATATTGAGCAATTTATTGATGGCAATGTAAAATTAATATGTTTGATGCATGTTAACAATGAGACAGGTGCGCTAAATGATATAACTAATATTTCAAAAAAAATTAAAGAGATTGACAAAGATATACTTATTTTTTCAGATACAACACAATCATTTGCGAAAAGACCAATTGATTTAACAAATATAGATTTTGCTTGTTTTTCTTCACACAAAATAGGGGGTCTTAGAGGAATAGCTGCAATGTATATAAAAAATAAAAACTTAATTAAACCTCTATTAGAGGGTGGTGGACAAGAGATGGGTTTAAGAAGCGGAACTGAGAATGTATATGCAGCCTATACTATGGCTAAAGCAGCTAAATTAACATACAATATTTTTAATGATAAAAATAATCATTTACAATCTCTAAATAACTTTTTGAGAGATAATTGCAGGTTAAGAAACTTTAATATTAATTCGCCTGATTGTTCGGTTTATAATATATTTAATTTTTCTACAATGAATCTACCTTCAGAGGTTTTAATAAATGCATTATCTGATATGGAGATTTACGTTTCAAGTGGGTCAGCTTGTAGTAGCAAGACAAAGGGAAGTAGAACATTAAGATCAATGGATTTTAATAGTGATATAATTGATACTTCTATTAGGGTGTCTTTACATCCAACTACCACAATAAGAGATCTTGAGGTATTATTCGAAAGCATTGATAAGGTGGTTAATACTTTTATAATATGAAAAGACAATTTACTTTATTATCTGAAGGGGAAATATCTCTGAAAGGTCACAATAGGAAATATTTTGAAAATATATTAATAGAGAATCTAAATTGCTATCTAGAGAGGTACCAACTAAATATAAATAAGGAAAAGCAGGGCAGATATATTATCCATATGGATAATTTTACAGGTAATATTGAAAAGATTATTGATGATATAGCTTTTGTTCCAGGTGTTAAAACAATTTATCAAGGCTATAAAATAGATAGAGATATTGATGAGTCTGTTAATATAATTCTTGAACTTCTTGAAGGAGTGAAAACTTTTAAGATAAAAGCAAAAAGGGTAGATAAGACATATAATTTAACCTCTATGGAGCTAAATAGACGTATTGGGAGGTTAATACTAGAAAAATGCTCTAAGTTAAAGGTAGACGTAAAAAACCCGGAAAGATTAATATATTTTGAGGTATTTAATAATCATTTTAAAATTTATTTTAAGAAGAAAAATGGATTAGGGG encodes:
- a CDS encoding ATP-binding cassette domain-containing protein → MENNIIIEVRNLKIQFGENIILQDVNFTVRKGEIFAIIGGSGSGKTVLLKHLIGLLESYNGNIYIESKDLKEIKKESYDIFLNKIGVAFQYGALLGSLTLAENIMLPLMEYKTDDEAIARRIAAWKLSLVDLKGFDNYYPSDISGGMKKRASIARAIALNPKILFLDEPTSGLDPITSTEIDNLIKRLNKNLGTTIILVTHDIESVFSTTNSLILLDGSKKTIIAKGHPFDVFNNNDRDVQRFFERVKKSTIS
- a CDS encoding ABC transporter permease, producing MKFCHGKDTMKIDYTIDRQTLTLYPSNIEHILHDIGSIKQIIKNKKIKTVYLNLKNINSYDDFAASVVCYFHNKIKTFNISLELLSAPDDFKSLCDNIESLQITKDKEREKEQILVLIGKKTFEIIYKIINHIEYIGDLFVSLLTIIIKPKILRKKETIDLMNKVGVNAIPIVGLISFLMGLIMAFMSSIQLKQFGANIYVASLVGLAMARELGPIMTSIIVAGRSGSAFAAELGTMKISDEIDALTVMGFNINRFLVLPRLIATIIVLPILTVFSNLFANIGGLLVGVFMLNLTFPAYIHQLYVTLSAGDILHGIVKSAIFAFLIAEIGCFRGLTVKKTTDDVGKATTSAVVSGIFLIILTDSIIAVLLTYI
- a CDS encoding SDR family oxidoreductase — protein: MNTILITGANRGIGLETTKIFSKNNWNVIACCRNPNGEIELNMLSKNMNNIKILKLDLDNFDNIENLKYELNNTNIDILLNNAGIYGDPIGQEFGKINYESFNNALKINLLAPLKLSETLIDNVLKSNKKIIAFITSMMGSITLNKNGDEIIYRVTKAAANMAVKCLSNKLRDKKVTVLAMHPGWVKTRMGGPNAPTTAVESASGIYKVLSTITFKSSGLFIDYKGEVLPW
- a CDS encoding aminotransferase class V-fold PLP-dependent enzyme; this encodes MIYLDYAATHPVYMSMAREIAQVINKYFYNPSSLYKPSIETKNFYEKQRSILADVIGVYKENLIFLSSATEASNTIIKGLNYKGRNKVILWEGEHPAVYEPLINMSDIKRETIKTKKGYVEFSDIEQFIDGNVKLICLMHVNNETGALNDITNISKKIKEIDKDILIFSDTTQSFAKRPIDLTNIDFACFSSHKIGGLRGIAAMYIKNKNLIKPLLEGGGQEMGLRSGTENVYAAYTMAKAAKLTYNIFNDKNNHLQSLNNFLRDNCRLRNFNINSPDCSVYNIFNFSTMNLPSEVLINALSDMEIYVSSGSACSSKTKGSRTLRSMDFNSDIIDTSIRVSLHPTTTIRDLEVLFESIDKVVNTFII